From Acidobacteriota bacterium, the proteins below share one genomic window:
- a CDS encoding RHS domain-containing protein, which translates to MNLLSETEYTDASAPPIQHDYVWFAGAPVAQVTHSVPSEPLAVPEVVWTVTDHLGTPRIQTDSTGTIVWHAEHEPYGRIYLLREGEGRHQPLRFPGQEAEQLGMNAPNGVTDRNYNIFRWYRAAEGRYTQADPLGLEAGAHLFVYGAWSPASMIDPLGLVTWKCDVEVFSAGFVAVGVADYDLFCVSACYKGKQIWVDLNVHVIGFSFGTPSGGYFSIVLDDHFEKPNPTSLSGKAFVKSLAASLGGGWSHVEMTLGSGEGMTPSAGSGLGSGGGEGAAAVGASFDVMWGNSMLTKWGEWCCP; encoded by the coding sequence ATGAATCTTCTCTCCGAGACGGAGTACACCGACGCATCCGCTCCGCCCATCCAGCATGACTACGTCTGGTTTGCCGGGGCGCCTGTCGCCCAGGTGACCCACTCGGTCCCGTCGGAGCCTCTGGCCGTCCCTGAAGTCGTCTGGACGGTGACCGATCACCTCGGGACGCCGAGGATCCAGACCGACTCAACCGGCACGATCGTCTGGCACGCCGAGCACGAACCGTACGGCCGCATCTACCTCCTGCGCGAAGGGGAGGGACGTCACCAGCCGCTCCGCTTCCCCGGCCAGGAGGCCGAACAGCTCGGCATGAATGCCCCCAACGGCGTCACCGACCGGAATTACAACATCTTCAGATGGTACCGAGCGGCAGAGGGACGGTATACGCAGGCTGATCCTCTGGGATTGGAAGCTGGAGCGCACCTCTTCGTCTATGGGGCATGGAGCCCAGCCAGCATGATCGATCCCTTAGGACTGGTAACTTGGAAATGCGACGTTGAAGTGTTTTCAGCAGGTTTTGTTGCCGTTGGTGTCGCTGATTACGATCTTTTTTGTGTCTCCGCTTGTTATAAGGGAAAGCAGATATGGGTAGATTTAAATGTTCATGTCATAGGATTCTCATTCGGTACCCCTTCAGGTGGTTATTTCTCGATAGTCCTAGACGATCACTTTGAAAAGCCGAATCCTACGAGCTTGAGCGGAAAAGCGTTCGTTAAAAGCTTGGCTGCTTCTTTGGGAGGAGGATGGTCTCACGTTGAGATGACGCTTGGCTCAGGTGAAGGTATGACTCCATCCGCGGGATCGGGGTTGGGATCCGGAGGTGGTGAAGGAGCAGCTGCTGTTGGAGCAAGCTTCGACGTGATGTGGGGTAACTCCATGCTAACCAAGTGGGGGGAGTGGTGCTGTCCATGA
- a CDS encoding RHS domain-containing protein → MKATASLDPESWLLTPATEGSHVWFAGAPVAQVTHSVPSEPLAAPEVVWTVTDHLGTPRIQADSTGAIVWHAEHEPYGRIYLLREGEGRHQPLRFPGQEAEQLGVNAANGITDRNYNIFRWYRAAEGRYTQADPAGLFGGLNLYIYVGDEPISGKDPLALWKPGTKIANPYHSTTICNGDGGVTYQISKGVTEAEMDCFGHCIKLHEITHVFQVVEANPGICLGKPPGLLIESSSTEELHAAEYEAYVETLKCLGPIIGGLCCPPLAENYRDTLYNSYETLYEKHGATPLPEGLAKP, encoded by the coding sequence GTGAAAGCCACCGCGTCACTGGATCCTGAATCCTGGCTCCTGACCCCTGCGACCGAAGGGAGCCACGTCTGGTTTGCCGGCGCGCCGGTCGCCCAGGTGACCCACTCGGTGCCGTCGGAGCCTCTGGCCGCCCCCGAGGTCGTCTGGACGGTGACTGATCACCTCGGGACCCCGAGAATCCAAGCCGACTCGACCGGCGCGATCGTCTGGCACGCCGAGCACGAACCGTACGGCCGCATCTACCTTCTGCGCGAAGGGGAGGGACGCCACCAGCCGCTCCGCTTCCCCGGCCAGGAAGCCGAACAGCTCGGCGTGAATGCCGCGAACGGCATCACCGACCGGAATTACAACATCTTCCGCTGGTACCGGGCGGCGGAGGGGCGGTATACGCAGGCCGATCCGGCAGGACTATTCGGAGGGCTCAACCTCTATATCTATGTCGGTGATGAGCCAATCAGCGGAAAAGACCCGCTGGCCCTGTGGAAACCAGGAACGAAGATCGCGAATCCGTATCATTCAACAACCATTTGTAACGGTGATGGTGGTGTAACTTACCAGATTTCGAAAGGAGTCACCGAAGCAGAGATGGACTGCTTTGGTCACTGCATCAAACTCCACGAGATAACTCATGTGTTTCAAGTTGTCGAAGCCAATCCAGGGATATGTCTAGGTAAGCCCCCTGGTCTGCTAATCGAGTCGTCGTCGACGGAAGAGCTTCATGCCGCTGAGTATGAAGCCTACGTAGAGACACTGAAATGTCTAGGCCCAATAATCGGCGGACTCTGTTGTCCACCTTTGGCAGAGAATTACAGGGACACGCTTTACAACAGTTACGAGACGCTCTACGAGAAACACGGCGCAACGCCGCTTCCGGAAGGTCTCGCAAAGCCATGA